A stretch of Vigna angularis cultivar LongXiaoDou No.4 chromosome 4, ASM1680809v1, whole genome shotgun sequence DNA encodes these proteins:
- the LOC108321039 gene encoding uncharacterized protein LOC108321039 isoform X2 gives MAPPRELQGFYYDPEKNRYFPIKGPIPGSSSKPKNPTPKGPQTPSNQSGRSSCRKLRNRTLPKLLQARELEGRHVIYPHYCRCNFADEYEKIQASKPVVWRYRGTDKMGVCALKHLRVDVQTLQGQIETDVLLTGSINGSLSFSEVGGVGQYFDDGTKWIADCVRNFVKGKTFERDEVRKPVFRPNRAALLMPSRISCIRLGPKCSPQAENDGSVAGRVLFTTLGSETSGGSVYTLGLVEPLNLGPGILNTWSGLEEIASFRCTLWTAEYDYNRHRAVIGTSLGGASVDLETRMETWFLRCKSDVFAQQIINSGNVILCGLRNGAIVTADFREKRESLSDRLISHRIPYSSSIGGCKKEWLKLKGDIFPSHTIRMPSSISSLVSLQFDEQYFLASAMDGSIRLYDHRLLQRGAVQSYEGHVNSHTRIQLGVDPTERFVTSGGEDCKLRLWSLKSGELIFEEKFSDSIISTMCYKTYSSCKAEEGNQYKLDSSQGAWLGSHEGLFYMRW, from the exons ATGGCACCGCCCCGAG AGCTTCAGGGCTTTTACTATGATCCTGAGAAGAACAGGTATTTCCCCATCAAAGGCCCCATTCCGGGCTCTTCTTCTAAACCCAAGAACCCTACTCCCAAAGGTCCTCAAACCCCTTCCAATCAG AGTGGTAGGAGTTCTTGCAGGAAGCTCAGAAACAGAACCTTGCCGAAGCTGCTTCAGGCTAGAGAGTTGGAGGGTCGCCATGTCATTTATCCTCATTATTGCAGATGTAACTTTGCCGATGAATATGAGAAAATTCAAGCATCTAAACCTGTG GTCTGGAGATACCGGGGAACAGATAAGATGGGTGTTTGTGCTTTGAAACACTTGCGCGTTGATGTGCAGACTTTGCAGGGGCAAATTGAAACTGATGTTTTATTGACGGGCAGCATAAATGGCTCCTTGAG TTTTTCTGAAGTTGGAGGGGTTGGGCAATATTTTGATGACGGGACAAAATGGATAGCAGATTGTGTGAGGAATTTTGTTAAAGGGAAAACATTTGAGCGTGATGAAGTGCGTAAGCCAGTTTTCAGACCTAATCGAGCTGCATTGCTTATGCCCTCCAGAATATCTTGTATAAGGTTGGGTCCAAAGTGCTCTCCTCAGGCAGAGAATGATGGTTCTGTTGCAGGACGTGTTTT ATTTACTACACTGGGATCAGAAACGTCAGGTGGATCCGTTTATACTCTTGGTCTTGTTGAACCGTTAAATCTTGGACCAGGTATACTGAACACGTGGAGTGGACTTGAGGAAATTGCTTCTTTCAGATGTACCCTTTGGACAGCAGAATATGATTATAATAGACACCGGGCTGTAATTG GTACAAGTTTAGGAGGTGCTTCAGTGGATCTGGAAACCAGGATGGAAACATGGTTTTTACGTTGCAAAAGTGATGTTTTTGCACAACAAATTATTAATTCT GGAAATGTGATTTTATGTGGGCTTAGAAATGGGGCCATTGTCACTGCAGATTTTCGTGAGAAAAGAGAAAGTCTTTCTGATAGACTTATTAGCCATCGGATACCATATAGTTCAAGCATTGGAGGGTGTAAAAAGGAATGGTTGAAG CTCAAAGGAGACATATTTCCTTCCCACACAATTAGGATGCCTTCATCTATATCTTC TTTGGTGTCACTTCAGTTTGATGAGCAGTACTTTCTAGCTAGCGCAATGGATGGATCG ATTAGGCTATATGATCATCGTCTACTTCAGAGGGGTGCTGTTCAAAGTTATGAAGGGCATGTGAATTCTCATACTCGTATACAACTTGGTGTCGACCCAACTGAGAGATTTGTTACGTCAG GTGGAGAGGATTGCAAACTACGGTTATGGAGTCTCAAGTCTGGTGAATTGATTTTTGAGGAGAAGTTCTCTGATTCAATTATCTCAACTATGTGCTATAAAACATACAGTA GTTGTAAAGCAGAAGAGGGAAACCAATACAAGCTTGACTCCTCTCAGGGTGCATGGCTTGGATCACATGAAGGACTGTTTTATATGCGCTGGTGA
- the LOC108321039 gene encoding uncharacterized protein LOC108321039 isoform X1 — MAPPRELQGFYYDPEKNRYFPIKGPIPGSSSKPKNPTPKGPQTPSNQLQSGRSSCRKLRNRTLPKLLQARELEGRHVIYPHYCRCNFADEYEKIQASKPVVWRYRGTDKMGVCALKHLRVDVQTLQGQIETDVLLTGSINGSLSFSEVGGVGQYFDDGTKWIADCVRNFVKGKTFERDEVRKPVFRPNRAALLMPSRISCIRLGPKCSPQAENDGSVAGRVLFTTLGSETSGGSVYTLGLVEPLNLGPGILNTWSGLEEIASFRCTLWTAEYDYNRHRAVIGTSLGGASVDLETRMETWFLRCKSDVFAQQIINSGNVILCGLRNGAIVTADFREKRESLSDRLISHRIPYSSSIGGCKKEWLKLKGDIFPSHTIRMPSSISSLVSLQFDEQYFLASAMDGSIRLYDHRLLQRGAVQSYEGHVNSHTRIQLGVDPTERFVTSGGEDCKLRLWSLKSGELIFEEKFSDSIISTMCYKTYSSCKAEEGNQYKLDSSQGAWLGSHEGLFYMRW; from the exons ATGGCACCGCCCCGAG AGCTTCAGGGCTTTTACTATGATCCTGAGAAGAACAGGTATTTCCCCATCAAAGGCCCCATTCCGGGCTCTTCTTCTAAACCCAAGAACCCTACTCCCAAAGGTCCTCAAACCCCTTCCAATCAG TTACAGAGTGGTAGGAGTTCTTGCAGGAAGCTCAGAAACAGAACCTTGCCGAAGCTGCTTCAGGCTAGAGAGTTGGAGGGTCGCCATGTCATTTATCCTCATTATTGCAGATGTAACTTTGCCGATGAATATGAGAAAATTCAAGCATCTAAACCTGTG GTCTGGAGATACCGGGGAACAGATAAGATGGGTGTTTGTGCTTTGAAACACTTGCGCGTTGATGTGCAGACTTTGCAGGGGCAAATTGAAACTGATGTTTTATTGACGGGCAGCATAAATGGCTCCTTGAG TTTTTCTGAAGTTGGAGGGGTTGGGCAATATTTTGATGACGGGACAAAATGGATAGCAGATTGTGTGAGGAATTTTGTTAAAGGGAAAACATTTGAGCGTGATGAAGTGCGTAAGCCAGTTTTCAGACCTAATCGAGCTGCATTGCTTATGCCCTCCAGAATATCTTGTATAAGGTTGGGTCCAAAGTGCTCTCCTCAGGCAGAGAATGATGGTTCTGTTGCAGGACGTGTTTT ATTTACTACACTGGGATCAGAAACGTCAGGTGGATCCGTTTATACTCTTGGTCTTGTTGAACCGTTAAATCTTGGACCAGGTATACTGAACACGTGGAGTGGACTTGAGGAAATTGCTTCTTTCAGATGTACCCTTTGGACAGCAGAATATGATTATAATAGACACCGGGCTGTAATTG GTACAAGTTTAGGAGGTGCTTCAGTGGATCTGGAAACCAGGATGGAAACATGGTTTTTACGTTGCAAAAGTGATGTTTTTGCACAACAAATTATTAATTCT GGAAATGTGATTTTATGTGGGCTTAGAAATGGGGCCATTGTCACTGCAGATTTTCGTGAGAAAAGAGAAAGTCTTTCTGATAGACTTATTAGCCATCGGATACCATATAGTTCAAGCATTGGAGGGTGTAAAAAGGAATGGTTGAAG CTCAAAGGAGACATATTTCCTTCCCACACAATTAGGATGCCTTCATCTATATCTTC TTTGGTGTCACTTCAGTTTGATGAGCAGTACTTTCTAGCTAGCGCAATGGATGGATCG ATTAGGCTATATGATCATCGTCTACTTCAGAGGGGTGCTGTTCAAAGTTATGAAGGGCATGTGAATTCTCATACTCGTATACAACTTGGTGTCGACCCAACTGAGAGATTTGTTACGTCAG GTGGAGAGGATTGCAAACTACGGTTATGGAGTCTCAAGTCTGGTGAATTGATTTTTGAGGAGAAGTTCTCTGATTCAATTATCTCAACTATGTGCTATAAAACATACAGTA GTTGTAAAGCAGAAGAGGGAAACCAATACAAGCTTGACTCCTCTCAGGGTGCATGGCTTGGATCACATGAAGGACTGTTTTATATGCGCTGGTGA
- the LOC108321039 gene encoding uncharacterized protein LOC108321039 isoform X3, with the protein MILRRTGISPSKAPFRALLLNPRTLLPKVLKPLPIRKLRNRTLPKLLQARELEGRHVIYPHYCRCNFADEYEKIQASKPVVWRYRGTDKMGVCALKHLRVDVQTLQGQIETDVLLTGSINGSLSFSEVGGVGQYFDDGTKWIADCVRNFVKGKTFERDEVRKPVFRPNRAALLMPSRISCIRLGPKCSPQAENDGSVAGRVLFTTLGSETSGGSVYTLGLVEPLNLGPGILNTWSGLEEIASFRCTLWTAEYDYNRHRAVIGTSLGGASVDLETRMETWFLRCKSDVFAQQIINSGNVILCGLRNGAIVTADFREKRESLSDRLISHRIPYSSSIGGCKKEWLKLKGDIFPSHTIRMPSSISSLVSLQFDEQYFLASAMDGSIRLYDHRLLQRGAVQSYEGHVNSHTRIQLGVDPTERFVTSGGEDCKLRLWSLKSGELIFEEKFSDSIISTMCYKTYSSCKAEEGNQYKLDSSQGAWLGSHEGLFYMRW; encoded by the exons ATGATCCTGAGAAGAACAGGTATTTCCCCATCAAAGGCCCCATTCCGGGCTCTTCTTCTAAACCCAAGAACCCTACTCCCAAAGGTCCTCAAACCCCTTCCAATCAG GAAGCTCAGAAACAGAACCTTGCCGAAGCTGCTTCAGGCTAGAGAGTTGGAGGGTCGCCATGTCATTTATCCTCATTATTGCAGATGTAACTTTGCCGATGAATATGAGAAAATTCAAGCATCTAAACCTGTG GTCTGGAGATACCGGGGAACAGATAAGATGGGTGTTTGTGCTTTGAAACACTTGCGCGTTGATGTGCAGACTTTGCAGGGGCAAATTGAAACTGATGTTTTATTGACGGGCAGCATAAATGGCTCCTTGAG TTTTTCTGAAGTTGGAGGGGTTGGGCAATATTTTGATGACGGGACAAAATGGATAGCAGATTGTGTGAGGAATTTTGTTAAAGGGAAAACATTTGAGCGTGATGAAGTGCGTAAGCCAGTTTTCAGACCTAATCGAGCTGCATTGCTTATGCCCTCCAGAATATCTTGTATAAGGTTGGGTCCAAAGTGCTCTCCTCAGGCAGAGAATGATGGTTCTGTTGCAGGACGTGTTTT ATTTACTACACTGGGATCAGAAACGTCAGGTGGATCCGTTTATACTCTTGGTCTTGTTGAACCGTTAAATCTTGGACCAGGTATACTGAACACGTGGAGTGGACTTGAGGAAATTGCTTCTTTCAGATGTACCCTTTGGACAGCAGAATATGATTATAATAGACACCGGGCTGTAATTG GTACAAGTTTAGGAGGTGCTTCAGTGGATCTGGAAACCAGGATGGAAACATGGTTTTTACGTTGCAAAAGTGATGTTTTTGCACAACAAATTATTAATTCT GGAAATGTGATTTTATGTGGGCTTAGAAATGGGGCCATTGTCACTGCAGATTTTCGTGAGAAAAGAGAAAGTCTTTCTGATAGACTTATTAGCCATCGGATACCATATAGTTCAAGCATTGGAGGGTGTAAAAAGGAATGGTTGAAG CTCAAAGGAGACATATTTCCTTCCCACACAATTAGGATGCCTTCATCTATATCTTC TTTGGTGTCACTTCAGTTTGATGAGCAGTACTTTCTAGCTAGCGCAATGGATGGATCG ATTAGGCTATATGATCATCGTCTACTTCAGAGGGGTGCTGTTCAAAGTTATGAAGGGCATGTGAATTCTCATACTCGTATACAACTTGGTGTCGACCCAACTGAGAGATTTGTTACGTCAG GTGGAGAGGATTGCAAACTACGGTTATGGAGTCTCAAGTCTGGTGAATTGATTTTTGAGGAGAAGTTCTCTGATTCAATTATCTCAACTATGTGCTATAAAACATACAGTA GTTGTAAAGCAGAAGAGGGAAACCAATACAAGCTTGACTCCTCTCAGGGTGCATGGCTTGGATCACATGAAGGACTGTTTTATATGCGCTGGTGA